The following are encoded together in the Novipirellula caenicola genome:
- a CDS encoding radical SAM protein: MKNRSVTSLGKSAIAAIDPRPRADHVMIGTTDSLCPECMTVVPAKIITRGQRVYFRKKCPQHGVREDFVCSDASWWDRDEGHTASVLPLVRSTDAAKGCPHDCGLCEEHEQHTCIGLVELTDRCNLSCPMCFASSGPSGKDHSLDDIIASLDRLIECEGHAEVCQLSGGEPTLHPQFERVVDEALARPIDYVMINTNGLRLAKDAALVERLAKNRDRIEIYFQWDGLDRELVRRVRGEDVIDAKRRALDRLGDADLNVTLVSTLTSPLDEHFYRDLWAEALGRPNVTGLSLQPATLSGRHWLPADLEDRVTFPDVIQGLAKASGGMIREHDFTPLPCAHPNCHQIMLAARDGDRLAALNQIAPVADNLDLIAGGISFTPERSQQLVRLFLERMSHCGSDCGCADVVSLGPTISPSSTPSAPLSANMDPVLDRFFARVLAQQATAKDLMRVTITSFLDAYNFDVRQLMKCCTHHVLPSGHMVPFCAYNTLYRPGHLKLPPLKP; the protein is encoded by the coding sequence ATGAAAAACCGATCCGTTACCTCGCTTGGCAAATCCGCGATCGCGGCGATCGATCCTCGACCGCGTGCTGACCATGTCATGATCGGAACCACCGATTCGCTGTGTCCTGAATGCATGACCGTGGTCCCCGCGAAAATCATCACGCGAGGTCAACGCGTTTACTTTCGCAAAAAATGCCCGCAACATGGTGTGCGAGAGGATTTCGTTTGCAGTGACGCTTCCTGGTGGGATCGCGACGAAGGGCACACGGCATCGGTTTTGCCGCTGGTCCGATCCACGGATGCCGCCAAGGGATGCCCGCATGACTGCGGGCTATGCGAGGAACATGAACAACACACTTGTATCGGATTGGTGGAACTGACCGACCGTTGCAATCTGAGTTGTCCGATGTGTTTCGCATCAAGCGGGCCGTCCGGAAAGGACCACTCGCTTGACGACATCATTGCCTCGTTGGATCGGTTGATCGAGTGTGAAGGACACGCCGAGGTGTGCCAATTATCCGGCGGCGAACCCACGCTTCACCCGCAGTTTGAACGAGTCGTGGACGAGGCACTCGCTCGGCCGATTGATTATGTGATGATCAACACCAACGGATTGCGACTCGCCAAAGACGCGGCGCTCGTCGAGCGATTGGCAAAGAACCGAGATCGTATCGAAATCTATTTCCAGTGGGATGGGCTGGATCGCGAGTTGGTTCGCCGCGTGCGTGGCGAAGACGTGATCGATGCCAAACGCCGTGCCCTGGACCGATTAGGCGACGCGGATTTGAATGTCACGTTGGTCTCCACGCTGACATCGCCGCTCGACGAACACTTCTACCGCGATCTATGGGCCGAAGCGCTGGGGCGGCCGAACGTGACCGGGCTTAGCTTGCAGCCGGCGACGCTGAGCGGCCGCCACTGGCTGCCCGCCGATTTAGAGGACCGCGTCACGTTTCCAGACGTGATCCAAGGATTGGCCAAGGCCAGCGGAGGCATGATTCGCGAGCACGACTTCACGCCGCTGCCCTGCGCCCATCCGAACTGTCATCAAATCATGTTGGCGGCACGAGACGGAGACCGCTTGGCAGCACTCAATCAAATCGCACCGGTTGCCGACAACCTTGACTTGATCGCCGGTGGCATCAGCTTTACACCCGAGCGTTCCCAACAGCTTGTCCGTTTGTTTCTGGAGCGAATGTCACACTGTGGAAGCGATTGCGGATGTGCGGACGTCGTTTCGCTCGGTCCAACCATCTCGCCATCCTCAACGCCATCCGCCCCATTGTCCGCAAACATGGATCCGGTGCTCGATCGCTTCTTCGCCCGCGTGCTGGCGCAACAAGCTACCGCCAAAGACCTGATGCGAGTCACGATCACGAGTTTTCTTGATGCCTACAACTTTGACGTTCGCCAACTGATGAAATGTTGTACGCATCACGTTTTGCCAAGCGGTCACATGGTGCCGTTCTGTGCGTACAACACGTTGTACCGCCCCGGCCATTTGAAGCTTCCACCGCTGAAACCATGA
- a CDS encoding prolipoprotein diacylglyceryl transferase yields MFQSRIAYAVCMGLAAVIATYWIRRRQRSMNLDTMQRIGILVGGLVGATVGAKLPFLLAGTFAGGNPLDLWFSDGKTVLWGLAGGYLGVEFAKWTFYVRVSTGDSFVIPIAIAIAIGRIGCLLYGCCYGIATNQQWGMRFPTADDGGLLLRHPAQLYEFAFHIAFACAAYYGIRQQKAMRHWMLLYLIAYASFRFISESWRPELRLAGGLTFYQWSSVGIGIGFSALLLWRLRVEKMTIRLNNDPESKFGI; encoded by the coding sequence ATGTTTCAATCTCGAATCGCCTACGCTGTTTGCATGGGGTTAGCTGCGGTGATCGCAACCTACTGGATCCGTCGTCGCCAACGGTCCATGAACCTGGATACCATGCAGCGAATCGGGATTCTGGTTGGCGGACTGGTGGGCGCGACCGTCGGGGCAAAGCTGCCATTCCTGTTGGCGGGCACCTTTGCCGGAGGCAACCCGTTGGACCTGTGGTTCAGCGATGGGAAAACGGTGTTATGGGGTTTGGCCGGCGGCTATCTAGGAGTCGAGTTTGCCAAATGGACCTTTTACGTACGCGTTTCGACCGGTGACTCATTTGTCATTCCGATTGCCATTGCAATCGCAATCGGCCGCATCGGATGCTTGCTGTATGGATGTTGCTACGGCATCGCCACCAACCAACAATGGGGAATGCGATTTCCGACAGCCGATGACGGTGGATTGCTGCTGCGGCATCCAGCCCAGCTGTACGAGTTCGCGTTCCACATCGCGTTTGCCTGTGCGGCGTATTACGGAATCCGCCAGCAAAAAGCGATGCGGCACTGGATGCTGCTGTATTTGATCGCCTATGCCTCGTTCCGTTTTATCAGCGAGTCATGGCGTCCCGAACTACGGCTGGCGGGTGGATTGACCTTCTATCAATGGAGCAGTGTGGGGATCGGCATCGGCTTTTCCGCTCTACTTTTGTGGCGTTTGCGTGTTGAAAAAATGACGATTCGGTTAAACAACGATCCCGAATCGAAGTTTGGGATCTGA
- a CDS encoding alkaline phosphatase, with amino-acid sequence MRFFSLPVCFALIAASSAGAIPTCCGKDSAATVAVTAEASPKSSSQPRATNPALPRVDTMRELQSEAIKKQSADWGHWGHIPSRYSTWLNHSNRLIPIYTFGITLDPLREEGSVYSDPARLEKLYGKVPTNTVNPTAAYFDQTDVYRLQKKAIEQGRKNIILFVFDGMDWQTTRAAAIYKSGRVGYDTGRGDVLSFQNYRGTKTDFGYFCTSPRLGGTKFDVNSQVVLGGGKDASGGFNVKRGGAYPWLEQSNSDYLLGLDRSEPHSVTDSAASAVSMTAGVKTYNGSINYTVDGEHIVPIARELQPQGFQIGVVTNVPLSHATPGAAYANNVARYDYQDIARDMVGLRSASHRDHPLQGIDVIISGGWGEGKDKDAAQGDNFAQGNPYFHQTDLHAIDRKNGGKYTVAQRTSGVAGRAGLMQGADEAIRQGTRFLGFYGATGGHLPFQTADGGFNPTFDAKGTESYSQADIDENPTLADMAEAALKILEKSETGFWLMVEAGDVDWANHANNLDNSIGAVLSGEAAFERIVDWVERTQGWDDTAIIVTSDHGHFLVIDDAEVIAEAGREDRQAVSTP; translated from the coding sequence ATGCGATTTTTCTCGTTGCCCGTTTGCTTTGCCTTGATCGCAGCGTCCAGTGCCGGAGCGATTCCAACGTGTTGCGGCAAGGATTCTGCGGCGACGGTCGCCGTCACCGCCGAGGCATCACCAAAATCGTCCTCGCAACCTCGCGCGACCAATCCGGCATTGCCGCGTGTGGACACAATGCGTGAACTGCAATCCGAAGCGATCAAAAAACAATCAGCCGACTGGGGACACTGGGGACACATTCCAAGCCGCTACAGCACTTGGCTAAACCATAGCAACCGGTTGATCCCAATCTATACGTTTGGCATCACGCTTGATCCGCTTCGTGAAGAAGGCAGTGTGTACAGCGACCCGGCACGTTTGGAAAAATTGTATGGCAAGGTTCCTACCAACACCGTCAATCCGACCGCAGCCTACTTTGACCAAACCGACGTTTATCGGTTGCAAAAGAAAGCCATCGAGCAGGGACGCAAAAACATCATCCTGTTCGTATTCGACGGTATGGATTGGCAAACCACACGAGCGGCAGCGATCTACAAATCAGGACGGGTCGGTTACGACACCGGACGTGGCGATGTTTTGTCGTTTCAAAATTACCGTGGTACTAAAACCGACTTCGGATACTTCTGTACCAGCCCTCGACTCGGGGGCACCAAATTCGATGTCAATTCGCAAGTCGTGCTTGGCGGCGGCAAAGATGCCTCGGGAGGCTTCAATGTCAAACGCGGCGGCGCCTACCCTTGGCTCGAACAAAGCAACAGCGATTACCTTTTGGGGCTGGATCGCAGCGAACCGCACAGCGTCACGGACTCAGCCGCATCGGCGGTCAGCATGACCGCAGGCGTTAAAACCTATAACGGATCGATCAACTACACCGTCGATGGCGAACATATCGTCCCGATTGCTCGTGAACTGCAGCCGCAAGGCTTTCAGATCGGTGTCGTCACCAACGTGCCGCTAAGCCATGCGACTCCGGGGGCAGCCTATGCAAACAACGTGGCTCGCTATGACTACCAAGACATTGCCCGCGACATGGTGGGATTGCGATCGGCGTCCCATCGCGACCACCCACTCCAGGGCATCGACGTGATCATTAGCGGTGGTTGGGGCGAAGGCAAAGACAAGGACGCCGCGCAGGGCGACAACTTTGCTCAAGGCAATCCCTACTTTCATCAAACCGATCTGCACGCCATCGATCGCAAAAACGGTGGCAAGTACACGGTGGCCCAGCGAACCAGTGGTGTCGCCGGACGTGCGGGATTGATGCAGGGGGCCGACGAAGCGATTCGCCAAGGCACTCGGTTTCTTGGATTCTATGGCGCGACTGGCGGCCACTTGCCATTTCAAACGGCTGACGGCGGTTTCAATCCCACCTTTGATGCAAAGGGAACCGAATCGTATTCGCAGGCCGATATCGACGAGAACCCGACGCTTGCGGATATGGCCGAAGCGGCCTTAAAAATCCTGGAAAAATCCGAAACGGGATTCTGGTTGATGGTCGAAGCCGGAGACGTCGATTGGGCTAACCATGCCAACAACTTGGACAACAGTATCGGTGCGGTCCTGAGCGGCGAAGCGGCCTTCGAAAGGATCGTCGATTGGGTCGAGCGGACCCAGGGCTGGGACGACACCGCCATCATCGTGACCTCGGATCACGGCCATTTCTTGGTCATCGACGACGCCGAAGTGATCGCCGAAGCGGGCCGCGAGGATCGCCAAGCGGTTTCGACACCGTGA
- the rnc gene encoding ribonuclease III, with protein sequence MNSSEFDSVSDAAEINLVDDLEGVDGGDQASKLRLCQEIIDYRFKDESLLLSALTHASGASHRLESNERLEFLGDSVLGLTVCHWLYEEYPEYNEGDLTKIKSYVVSRRSCGKIACALGLDRCLIVGRGVTRNRSFPKSLVSDVFEAIVAAVYLDGGPEVIRERLKKWLADEVRVAVESQGASNFKSTLQQYAQRELSSTPVYRMIRETGPDHRKAFLISAVIEDRSFPAAWGNNKKDAEQRAASNALAELHDLSVPYPQDEMHD encoded by the coding sequence GTGAATTCATCGGAGTTTGATTCCGTTTCCGATGCCGCTGAAATCAACCTTGTCGATGACCTCGAAGGTGTCGACGGAGGCGATCAAGCATCGAAGCTGAGACTTTGCCAGGAAATCATCGACTATCGTTTCAAAGACGAATCGTTGCTGTTATCCGCTTTGACGCATGCCTCGGGCGCTTCCCACCGGCTCGAAAGCAACGAACGGCTCGAGTTTCTCGGCGATTCGGTTCTCGGATTGACCGTCTGCCACTGGTTGTACGAGGAATACCCCGAATACAACGAAGGCGATTTGACCAAGATCAAATCGTATGTCGTCAGCCGACGTTCGTGTGGCAAGATCGCCTGTGCCCTCGGACTGGATCGCTGCTTGATCGTCGGACGAGGCGTGACTCGCAATCGCAGCTTTCCCAAGTCGTTGGTCAGCGATGTTTTTGAAGCCATCGTCGCGGCGGTCTATCTAGATGGCGGTCCCGAAGTGATTCGCGAACGGCTGAAAAAATGGCTGGCCGATGAGGTCCGCGTCGCAGTCGAAAGCCAAGGCGCAAGCAACTTCAAAAGCACACTGCAACAATACGCACAGCGAGAGCTTTCGAGCACTCCCGTTTATCGGATGATCCGCGAAACGGGGCCCGATCACCGCAAAGCGTTCTTGATTTCAGCGGTGATCGAAGACCGTAGCTTTCCCGCCGCTTGGGGTAACAACAAAAAGGATGCCGAGCAACGCGCGGCATCCAATGCGTTGGCGGAACTACACGATCTGTCCGTGCCGTATCCGCAAGACGAAATGCATGATTAG
- a CDS encoding tetratricopeptide repeat protein, with the protein MSFSTGCSNQRPTFASMNPFSRATIDAPKADQPSMTESIASTATGAKDQVSAVGVSAKNAIGKTTDAIAGVFRRDSAKDAAETSDTDPLRLTDEPATVGPEVLVANGQLWESTGNFQKAMESYNKALEKTPNDSAALTSIARLHFRQGNHAKATEYFQLAIKQSPGDAALYNDLGLTLSKTGNHDEAAKMIAKSLELAPGTSRYANNLASVLFESNKKQEALQVLMQNNKPAVANFNMAYLHYSKGQMNEARGFLSETLKFDAQGASDAAVKKAVERSREMLAQIDASRGVNPAQAPVEKIAAQPPQTQASVAQAAGAPANGTTDAAASIAARANADVPAAAVSYRPAATTWAPSTATGNPNAAATTPASPAVPSYSTPSFQPATLSVNPKATAETTPGTWPTTPGAAAKPAAKPVQPAAEKPADSEASSPSGSGFQLPHGFQFPESH; encoded by the coding sequence GTGAGCTTCTCGACGGGATGCTCGAACCAACGGCCGACGTTTGCGTCGATGAACCCGTTTTCGCGAGCCACGATCGATGCGCCAAAGGCCGACCAGCCTTCGATGACCGAGTCGATCGCTTCAACCGCGACCGGTGCCAAGGACCAAGTCAGTGCGGTTGGCGTTTCGGCCAAGAACGCGATCGGCAAAACGACCGACGCGATCGCAGGCGTCTTCCGACGTGATTCGGCAAAGGATGCCGCCGAGACTTCGGATACCGATCCACTGCGTTTGACCGATGAACCTGCCACCGTGGGTCCTGAAGTGCTTGTCGCCAATGGGCAACTTTGGGAATCGACCGGCAACTTTCAAAAGGCAATGGAAAGCTACAACAAGGCGTTGGAAAAAACGCCTAATGATAGCGCCGCGTTGACCAGTATCGCGCGACTTCATTTCCGCCAAGGCAATCATGCCAAAGCGACTGAGTACTTCCAGCTTGCCATCAAGCAAAGTCCTGGTGATGCGGCACTGTACAACGATCTGGGGTTAACCCTCAGCAAGACCGGAAACCATGACGAAGCGGCAAAGATGATTGCCAAATCGCTCGAACTGGCTCCGGGGACATCCCGTTACGCCAACAACTTGGCAAGCGTCTTGTTTGAATCCAACAAGAAGCAAGAGGCGTTGCAGGTATTGATGCAGAACAACAAGCCGGCCGTTGCTAACTTCAACATGGCCTACTTGCACTACAGCAAGGGGCAAATGAACGAAGCTCGCGGCTTCTTGTCGGAAACGCTCAAATTTGACGCTCAAGGTGCCAGCGACGCGGCCGTCAAGAAGGCCGTCGAACGCTCACGCGAAATGCTTGCACAGATCGATGCGTCGCGAGGCGTGAATCCTGCTCAAGCCCCTGTCGAAAAGATCGCAGCTCAGCCGCCTCAAACCCAAGCCTCGGTCGCGCAAGCGGCTGGTGCTCCGGCAAACGGCACCACTGATGCAGCGGCCAGCATCGCGGCTCGGGCCAATGCTGATGTTCCTGCTGCGGCGGTCAGCTATCGCCCGGCGGCGACAACTTGGGCACCGTCCACAGCAACCGGCAACCCGAATGCTGCAGCGACCACGCCCGCATCGCCAGCGGTGCCAAGCTATTCGACGCCTAGTTTTCAGCCGGCCACGCTAAGTGTCAATCCAAAGGCGACAGCCGAGACAACGCCAGGCACATGGCCCACCACGCCTGGAGCGGCTGCTAAACCAGCGGCCAAGCCGGTTCAGCCAGCGGCAGAAAAACCAGCCGACAGCGAAGCGAGTTCGCCAAGCGGCTCGGGGTTCCAGTTGCCTCACGGTTTTCAGTTCCCTGAATCGCACTGA
- a CDS encoding DUF4013 domain-containing protein — MARPSSSHTDLHDESSETQPDLIVASLVDQDPAELPIAATLVSETSDRSDEVASDALTDAAVAKREAIGCRGDEVASGVSTADGESIRPSRLRRGWGFLTWAVSGTFSLVSLIVILAVLTAIPLLQLIAFGYLLDVAGRLTNGAKFSDALPNLRRAGTVGLAALAIFLASLPTQLLIHWESVAQLIEPGSAQAASMRTMAIIVCFLALAYLMWAWVRGGSLRHYLWPEPKRFLREAWRPRTYHTAVDSLWDFTTAFELPRLFWLGLRGFIGTLIWLSPALLLIAANRNGKPGAAGVIGAVCILFLGISLLYLPMLQAHFASVNRLRGLFAVRTIRRDFRRAPWAWLLAMVIGLVLMPIPLYLLKIEATPREVVWLPCLVFVAFILPARIAEGLALRRARSKAEPSGTWARISRWSVRLLMLPVVGTYLAFLQLSQYTSWDGLMTWIQQHAILLPIPFMGGV, encoded by the coding sequence GTGGCTCGACCATCCTCTTCCCACACCGATTTGCACGACGAGTCCAGCGAGACGCAGCCCGATTTGATCGTAGCATCGCTTGTCGACCAGGACCCAGCCGAATTGCCGATCGCGGCGACCCTTGTCAGTGAAACGAGCGATCGGAGTGATGAAGTGGCCTCTGACGCATTAACGGATGCCGCAGTGGCGAAACGCGAAGCCATTGGATGCCGGGGTGACGAGGTGGCGTCCGGCGTCTCGACCGCCGACGGGGAATCGATTCGCCCAAGTCGTCTGCGACGAGGATGGGGATTTTTGACATGGGCGGTTTCGGGCACGTTTTCGCTGGTATCACTGATCGTGATCCTGGCGGTGTTGACCGCGATCCCGCTGCTGCAATTGATCGCCTTCGGTTACTTGTTGGACGTGGCAGGGCGGCTAACCAATGGCGCCAAGTTTTCTGACGCGCTGCCCAATTTGCGTCGTGCCGGCACCGTGGGACTGGCCGCGCTCGCCATCTTTCTTGCTTCGCTACCGACGCAATTACTAATCCACTGGGAATCGGTTGCCCAATTGATCGAACCTGGTTCGGCCCAAGCCGCTTCGATGCGGACGATGGCGATCATTGTTTGCTTCCTTGCGCTGGCGTACCTGATGTGGGCTTGGGTACGCGGTGGATCGCTGCGGCATTACTTGTGGCCTGAGCCTAAACGATTTTTACGTGAAGCATGGCGTCCGCGGACGTATCACACCGCGGTGGACTCGTTGTGGGATTTCACGACTGCATTCGAATTACCACGTCTTTTCTGGTTGGGGCTGCGGGGTTTCATCGGCACGTTGATTTGGTTGTCGCCGGCCTTGCTGTTGATCGCGGCCAACCGAAACGGAAAACCCGGAGCCGCCGGCGTGATCGGAGCGGTTTGCATTTTGTTTCTCGGCATCTCGCTGCTCTACCTGCCGATGTTGCAAGCCCACTTTGCCTCGGTCAATCGGTTGCGGGGACTGTTTGCCGTTCGCACGATTCGCCGCGATTTTCGCCGAGCGCCGTGGGCGTGGCTGCTTGCGATGGTCATCGGTTTGGTGCTGATGCCGATTCCGCTGTACCTGTTGAAGATCGAAGCCACTCCACGTGAAGTGGTTTGGTTGCCGTGCCTCGTCTTTGTCGCCTTTATCTTGCCCGCACGAATCGCCGAGGGCTTGGCACTGCGACGGGCGCGAAGCAAAGCAGAACCTAGTGGCACTTGGGCCCGCATCTCTCGCTGGAGTGTCCGGCTGCTGATGTTGCCCGTCGTGGGAACCTATTTGGCGTTTTTGCAGTTGTCCCAGTACACCAGCTGGGACGGGCTGATGACGTGGATTCAACAACACGCGATCCTGTTGCCGATCCCGTTCATGGGGGGCGTCTAA